In Mycoplasmopsis fermentans PG18, one genomic interval encodes:
- a CDS encoding YigZ family protein: protein MEKALLYEIKKSKFYSLAFNVTSKEQIKEVEANLRKEYKKATHICHGYSFLNNGVINAGFSDDGEPNGTAGRPIRDLLIMRKINNVVVFVIRYFGGIKLGANGLARAYIKSANLAIEEYIKEGA, encoded by the coding sequence ATGGAAAAAGCACTTTTATATGAAATCAAAAAATCAAAGTTTTATTCTTTAGCTTTTAATGTGACTAGTAAGGAACAAATAAAAGAAGTAGAAGCTAATTTAAGAAAAGAATACAAGAAAGCAACTCATATTTGTCATGGTTATAGCTTTTTAAATAATGGAGTGATCAATGCAGGCTTTAGCGATGATGGCGAACCTAATGGTACAGCCGGCAGACCAATTAGAGATCTTTTAATTATGCGCAAAATTAATAATGTTGTTGTTTTTGTAATTCGCTATTTTGGTGGAATTAAGTTGGGAGCCAACGGTTTAGCTAGAGCTTATATTAAAAGTGCAAACTTAGCTATAGAAGAATATATAAAGGAGGGAGCCTAA
- the infB gene encoding translation initiation factor IF-2, producing MPRKNRISNVDEVKNQLSDIKTEVKNGVFIFTNKMPLGEFAQKIGMNANDLIKWFLMKGKLYQINYVLDEEEIAEVCMERGLDFRKEQNIDAANFLHAVKFEDDEKSLVKRPPIITVMGHVDHGKTTLIDFIRKTKVAETESSGITQHTGAYQVVYKGNKITFIDTPGHEAFTEMRSRGAKITDIIILVVAADDGVMPQTREAIDHAKAADVPIVVFVNKIDKPNKDLERIKRELAECNVIVEEYGGDVQMVTGSALKGQGIEDLFEAISLLAQLLDLKANRSRYPVGTVIESKIDKGVGVVSTLIVENGSLYKGDFIVAGSSYGRVRSLKDATGKQMEHAHPGTPVVVTGLNNSPLAGDRFIGFQDEKFAKKLAEEKAQIDKNRALYDKSQTSEIEIGKKVFNVIIRSDVQGTAEAIKGKIDGMCNDEAMIKVIGAQAGQITNADLLLAQASDARIITFNVKPSAAIKQSAKHSGITIVNYSVIYKIIEDMEAHLKGQKAVVYEEKKIGSAHIIKVFFYSKVGAIAGCMMDEGVVKANCKVKVFRGRKMIHDGVIETLKRELNDSKEVEKGKDFGTHIKKFDDIKEDDILEFFEDVPVSL from the coding sequence ATGCCTAGAAAGAACAGAATAAGTAACGTTGATGAAGTCAAGAACCAACTTTCAGATATTAAAACTGAAGTTAAGAATGGTGTTTTCATTTTTACAAACAAAATGCCATTAGGAGAATTTGCACAAAAAATTGGTATGAATGCCAATGATTTGATCAAGTGATTTTTGATGAAAGGAAAGCTTTATCAAATTAACTACGTACTTGATGAAGAAGAAATTGCTGAAGTATGTATGGAAAGAGGACTTGACTTTAGAAAAGAACAAAACATTGATGCTGCAAATTTTTTGCATGCAGTTAAATTTGAAGATGATGAAAAATCATTAGTAAAAAGACCTCCAATTATTACAGTTATGGGTCATGTTGATCACGGAAAAACTACATTAATTGACTTTATTAGAAAAACTAAAGTTGCTGAAACTGAAAGTAGTGGTATTACTCAACATACTGGTGCTTACCAAGTAGTTTACAAAGGCAACAAAATTACATTTATTGACACTCCTGGACATGAAGCATTTACTGAAATGCGTTCACGTGGAGCTAAAATTACAGACATTATTATTTTAGTAGTAGCTGCTGATGATGGTGTTATGCCACAAACTAGAGAAGCTATTGACCACGCAAAAGCAGCTGATGTTCCTATCGTTGTTTTTGTAAATAAAATAGATAAACCAAATAAGGATCTTGAAAGAATTAAAAGAGAATTAGCTGAATGCAACGTTATTGTTGAAGAATATGGTGGTGACGTTCAAATGGTAACTGGTTCTGCTTTAAAAGGTCAAGGTATTGAAGATTTATTTGAAGCAATTAGTTTACTTGCTCAATTATTGGATTTAAAAGCCAACCGTTCAAGATATCCAGTTGGTACTGTTATTGAAAGTAAAATAGATAAAGGTGTTGGTGTTGTTTCAACTTTAATTGTTGAAAACGGTAGCTTATATAAAGGAGACTTTATTGTAGCTGGCTCAAGTTATGGGCGTGTGCGTTCATTAAAAGATGCTACTGGAAAACAAATGGAACATGCTCACCCTGGAACACCAGTTGTTGTTACTGGATTAAATAATTCACCACTTGCAGGTGATAGATTTATTGGTTTTCAAGATGAAAAATTTGCTAAAAAATTAGCTGAAGAAAAAGCTCAAATCGATAAGAACAGAGCTTTATATGACAAGAGCCAAACTTCAGAAATTGAAATTGGCAAAAAGGTATTTAATGTAATCATTAGATCAGATGTTCAAGGAACAGCTGAAGCTATCAAAGGCAAAATAGATGGCATGTGTAATGATGAAGCAATGATTAAAGTTATTGGCGCTCAAGCGGGACAAATAACAAATGCTGACTTATTATTAGCTCAAGCCTCAGATGCAAGGATTATAACTTTCAATGTTAAGCCATCTGCAGCTATTAAGCAAAGTGCAAAACATTCGGGAATTACAATTGTTAATTATTCTGTTATTTACAAAATTATTGAAGATATGGAAGCTCACCTTAAGGGTCAAAAAGCAGTTGTTTATGAAGAAAAGAAAATCGGATCAGCTCATATTATCAAAGTTTTCTTCTATTCAAAAGTTGGAGCAATTGCTGGATGTATGATGGATGAAGGCGTTGTAAAAGCTAATTGTAAAGTTAAAGTTTTTAGAGGCAGAAAAATGATTCATGATGGTGTAATTGAAACACTTAAACGTGAATTAAATGATTCAAAAGAAGTTGAGAAAGGTAAAGATTTTGGTACTCACATTAAGAAGTTTGATGATATCAAGGAAGATGATATTTTAGAATTCTTTGAAGATGTTCCAGTATCTTTATAA
- a CDS encoding DHH family phosphoesterase encodes MKIGSLKEATKLIKKYDSIVIFHHIRPDGDCLGSQAGLAELIRANFPEKKVYTVGDNEGMFPFLNLKYDKCPSDNVLKKSLGIIPDANGKERIQCREILDKNLFAETLRIDHHPNGDDLDKCTRWVESDRIAATEMVADLAYTNKWKVTKRAANCIFTGIVTDSGSFRYGDTNARTHLLASYLYEQGLEADKIFLGLAATPLDDLKINQTLLNNLKTVGKVAYTTIDLKTTKALGKKPNQVVRVNTIGNIIGYPFWVQFNEEENGNVRIEFRSSGPCVRNVAVKWGGGGHERASGAVIKSWKDLDAVIKDCNAEVERWEREGNDNQEK; translated from the coding sequence ATGAAAATTGGTAGCTTAAAAGAAGCAACAAAATTAATTAAAAAATATGACTCAATAGTTATTTTTCATCACATTAGACCAGATGGTGACTGCTTAGGATCACAAGCTGGTTTAGCAGAATTAATTAGAGCTAATTTTCCAGAAAAGAAAGTTTACACAGTTGGCGATAATGAAGGTATGTTTCCATTTTTAAATCTTAAATATGATAAATGTCCTTCAGATAATGTACTTAAAAAATCTTTAGGCATTATTCCGGATGCAAATGGTAAAGAAAGAATTCAATGTCGAGAAATTTTAGATAAAAACTTATTTGCTGAAACACTTAGAATTGATCATCATCCAAATGGTGATGACTTAGATAAATGTACCAGATGAGTTGAATCAGATAGAATTGCAGCAACTGAAATGGTAGCTGACTTAGCTTATACAAACAAATGAAAAGTAACAAAAAGGGCTGCTAATTGCATTTTCACAGGTATTGTTACTGATTCAGGAAGCTTTAGATATGGTGATACAAATGCCCGCACTCACCTTTTAGCTTCATATTTATATGAACAAGGTTTAGAGGCTGACAAAATATTCCTAGGTCTAGCAGCTACACCTTTAGACGATTTAAAAATTAATCAAACATTGTTAAATAATTTAAAAACAGTTGGTAAAGTTGCTTATACAACTATTGATTTAAAAACAACAAAAGCTTTAGGCAAAAAACCAAATCAAGTTGTTAGAGTAAATACAATTGGGAATATTATTGGTTATCCATTTTGGGTTCAATTCAATGAAGAAGAAAATGGCAATGTTAGAATTGAATTTAGATCAAGTGGTCCTTGTGTTAGAAATGTTGCAGTTAAATGAGGCGGCGGCGGCCACGAAAGAGCCTCAGGAGCTGTTATTAAAAGCTGAAAAGATTTAGATGCAGTTATTAAAGACTGTAATGCGGAAGTTGAACGTTGAGAAAGAGAAGGCAACGACAACCAAGAAAAATAA
- a CDS encoding IS30 family transposase, which translates to MQKKLSWNERIILEYLLWTTNYSITKILGYSRTTINNEIKNNSTFWGYFALYAIEKTITREKWKNHFKFLNNLNKYKEFSSLFKKEYDGKMWTVKLTIEKIKNLYPNIDVPSFKTVYNWIKSGYWILNWKGLLRKVYKKDGKREKQSAARRLVGARYVRPFWSRPTNINERKEFGHWEIDLIVGKSKGTHCHLLSFTERVSRYGFLVKIPNKNQWNLNLYLWNLIWKHKLNVKSITQDNGLEFSTLFFIGYKLKIFIYKADPYASFQMDSNENFNGLVRRFFKKKTNFDDINEEETLKVQNEINNRPREIFGYLSALEMYEKLNAENPWNSTGIDKVLYGKQKRN; encoded by the coding sequence ATGCAAAAAAAATTATCATGAAATGAACGCATTATTCTTGAATACTTACTTTGAACAACTAATTATAGTATAACAAAAATATTAGGTTATTCAAGAACAACTATTAATAATGAAATAAAAAATAATTCTACTTTTTGGGGTTATTTTGCTTTATATGCAATTGAAAAAACAATTACAAGAGAAAAGTGAAAAAATCATTTTAAATTTTTAAACAATTTAAATAAATATAAAGAATTTTCTTCTTTATTTAAAAAAGAATATGATGGCAAAATGTGGACTGTCAAATTAACAATTGAAAAAATAAAAAATCTTTATCCTAATATTGATGTTCCTTCTTTTAAAACAGTCTACAATTGAATAAAAAGTGGTTATTGAATTTTGAACTGAAAAGGTTTATTAAGAAAAGTCTACAAAAAAGATGGAAAAAGAGAGAAACAAAGCGCTGCTAGAAGACTGGTTGGTGCACGTTATGTAAGACCTTTTTGATCTAGACCGACAAACATAAATGAAAGAAAAGAATTTGGTCATTGGGAAATAGACCTTATTGTAGGCAAGAGTAAAGGCACACATTGTCATTTACTTAGTTTTACCGAAAGAGTCTCTAGATATGGGTTTTTGGTAAAAATTCCTAATAAAAATCAATGAAATTTAAATTTGTATTTATGGAATCTTATTTGAAAACATAAATTAAATGTTAAATCTATAACTCAGGATAATGGATTAGAATTTTCAACATTATTTTTCATTGGATATAAACTAAAAATTTTTATATATAAAGCTGATCCATATGCTTCTTTTCAAATGGACTCAAATGAAAATTTCAATGGTTTAGTTAGAAGATTTTTTAAGAAAAAAACTAATTTTGATGATATTAATGAAGAAGAAACTCTAAAAGTACAAAATGAAATAAACAATCGTCCAAGAGAAATTTTTGGATATTTATCTGCTTTGGAAATGTACGAAAAATTGAATGCAGAAAATCCTTGAAATTCAACAGGTATTGACAAAGTATTATATGGAAAACAAAAGAGAAACTAA
- a CDS encoding adenine phosphoribosyltransferase codes for MDLKKYIRDIENFPKTGIMFKDISPLLANGKALNYTITEMAKLAQDVDVIVGPDARGFLFGTPTAAFLKKPFIMVRKPGKLPGDVISKSYDLEYGNNVLQIQKGFIKKGQTVAIIDDVLATGGTTKAIIKLLEEQGAIVKKVILLLELVDLNGRQLITKDNDIEIVSLVKF; via the coding sequence ATGGATTTAAAAAAATATATTCGAGATATTGAAAATTTTCCTAAAACAGGCATAATGTTTAAAGATATTTCACCATTATTGGCAAATGGTAAAGCATTAAATTATACAATCACAGAAATGGCAAAATTAGCTCAAGATGTTGATGTTATTGTTGGACCAGATGCGAGAGGATTTTTATTTGGCACGCCTACTGCAGCATTCTTGAAGAAACCATTTATTATGGTTAGAAAACCAGGAAAATTACCTGGTGATGTTATTTCAAAAAGTTACGATTTGGAATATGGAAATAATGTTTTACAAATTCAAAAAGGGTTTATTAAAAAAGGTCAAACAGTTGCAATTATTGATGATGTTTTAGCAACGGGTGGAACAACTAAAGCTATTATAAAACTATTAGAAGAACAAGGTGCAATTGTTAAAAAAGTTATTTTACTTCTTGAATTAGTAGATCTTAATGGTAGACAATTAATCACTAAAGATAATGATATTGAAATAGTTTCCTTAGTTAAATTTTAA
- a CDS encoding RpiB/LacA/LacB family sugar-phosphate isomerase, whose product MAKKNIIALASDHGGCELKNEMRDYVKSLGYEVVDLGPADGSKSISYAEQGHNLAKYIDEHKNTIGLGFCGTGLGISYALNRHKHIRAARVVTVEDARLAKLHNNANVLVMGGRYVPFAEAQAMFNEYIKTEYEGGRHQARIDQIDEF is encoded by the coding sequence ATGGCTAAAAAAAATATTATTGCTCTTGCTAGCGACCATGGTGGTTGCGAATTAAAAAATGAAATGCGCGATTATGTAAAAAGTTTAGGTTATGAAGTTGTTGACTTAGGACCTGCGGATGGCTCAAAAAGTATTTCATATGCTGAACAAGGGCATAACCTAGCTAAATATATTGATGAACATAAAAACACAATTGGTTTAGGTTTTTGTGGTACAGGTTTAGGTATTTCATATGCCTTAAACCGTCATAAACACATTCGCGCAGCTAGAGTAGTTACAGTTGAAGATGCAAGGCTTGCTAAATTACATAATAATGCTAATGTTTTAGTTATGGGTGGTAGATATGTACCTTTTGCTGAAGCACAAGCTATGTTTAACGAATACATTAAAACTGAATATGAAGGTGGCAGACACCAAGCAAGAATCGATCAAATCGATGAATTCTAA
- a CDS encoding Mbov_0121 family peptidase domain-containing ABC transporter, with the protein MRIKKQEDIKDCGLYVLQYFVAKHNDDYIDINYFKNKATYSSEGVNISTLKKLASEHDIDLNSYTGDFESLESLDNSNMPIALLLNRKGYSHYVILEKMKDNYFIVQDPAYGRKMKVKKKDLAKEFANVILFFDPKEEKSKNKNKNYSLDNKISTLFSFKKYTYPLFISALLGLFLSFGSTFFIKIVFDFILPNYLKNNLIIIFVFFLWINILMFINRLFKNHVIKKIKNDLEFTLTKAFFDKIKRVPSNYLSKLTSNDYFKRLTYIKEICEFQSNFVFTFLSEIFSFIGSTILLIWINYVLFLIMFGIAIVVLLGNVIYHFWIEKNYPDLLEKNLNSMKSDIDFIYSWKEMDNVDYSRFISKNQFKNMLEFKKKEYSFASKDDIKNFWNDLFIGNFSTIIVFASSFFILKNKLSTGSLMMFLNGINFFVNPMLNMSSLLLSQTMIKRNVNLVNFVLNLDEKSNLDTGLFIDKIKKIELENVNFYYENGKNILNIPSFTIDQNIQLNGKNGSGKTTMLSFINGCFKGYLGKMKINDIDFDSINLINYQSKNILINSSSHLPDVSFLEYITSNNENYKNELNNNIQKYDLYKIFEEMNFNLNGSIISNGSNLSSGQKQLLLLLKLFVRKYDLIMLDEAFENINPSNCELLKKAIKKYQDEALFIEISHNRNYLFKTKEVCFEKINNCF; encoded by the coding sequence ATGAGAATAAAAAAACAAGAAGATATAAAAGACTGTGGTTTATATGTTTTGCAGTATTTTGTGGCAAAACATAATGATGACTACATTGATATTAATTATTTTAAAAATAAGGCAACTTACTCTTCAGAAGGAGTAAATATTTCAACACTTAAAAAATTAGCTTCTGAACACGATATCGATTTAAATAGTTATACAGGTGATTTTGAATCTCTTGAATCTTTGGACAATTCAAATATGCCTATAGCTTTATTATTAAATAGAAAAGGATATAGCCATTATGTAATTTTAGAAAAAATGAAGGACAATTATTTTATTGTTCAAGATCCAGCTTATGGTCGCAAGATGAAAGTTAAAAAGAAAGACTTGGCTAAGGAATTTGCCAATGTGATACTATTTTTTGATCCAAAAGAAGAAAAATCAAAAAATAAAAATAAAAACTATTCACTTGATAATAAAATAAGCACATTATTTTCATTTAAAAAATATACTTATCCTTTATTCATTTCAGCACTTTTAGGATTGTTTTTATCATTTGGATCAACATTTTTTATAAAAATAGTTTTTGATTTTATATTGCCTAATTATCTTAAAAATAATTTGATTATTATTTTTGTATTTTTCCTATGAATTAATATTCTGATGTTTATTAATCGGTTGTTTAAAAATCATGTTATTAAAAAAATAAAAAACGATTTAGAGTTTACTTTAACAAAAGCATTTTTTGACAAAATAAAAAGAGTGCCATCAAATTATTTATCTAAATTAACAAGCAATGATTACTTTAAAAGACTTACTTATATAAAAGAAATATGTGAATTTCAATCTAATTTTGTCTTTACTTTTTTAAGTGAAATATTTTCTTTTATAGGTTCAACAATCTTATTGATTTGAATTAATTATGTTCTATTTTTAATTATGTTTGGTATTGCTATTGTTGTTTTATTAGGTAATGTTATTTATCATTTTTGAATAGAAAAAAACTATCCAGATCTCTTGGAGAAAAATTTAAACAGCATGAAATCAGATATTGATTTTATATATTCCTGAAAAGAAATGGATAATGTAGATTATTCAAGATTTATTTCTAAAAACCAATTTAAAAACATGTTGGAATTTAAGAAAAAAGAATATTCATTTGCTTCTAAAGATGATATTAAAAACTTTTGAAATGATCTTTTTATTGGCAACTTTTCAACCATTATTGTTTTTGCTTCTAGCTTCTTTATTTTAAAAAATAAGTTATCAACTGGTTCACTAATGATGTTCTTAAATGGAATAAATTTCTTTGTTAATCCAATGCTAAATATGAGCTCATTATTACTTTCTCAAACAATGATCAAAAGAAATGTTAATTTAGTAAATTTTGTTTTAAATTTAGACGAAAAAAGCAATTTAGATACTGGTTTATTCATCGATAAAATTAAAAAAATTGAATTAGAAAATGTTAATTTTTATTACGAAAACGGAAAAAATATTTTAAATATTCCTTCATTTACGATTGACCAAAATATTCAATTAAATGGTAAAAATGGTAGTGGTAAAACCACTATGCTAAGTTTTATAAACGGCTGTTTTAAAGGTTATTTAGGAAAAATGAAGATTAATGATATTGATTTTGATTCAATAAATTTGATTAATTATCAAAGTAAAAATATATTGATAAATTCTTCCAGCCATTTACCAGATGTTTCTTTTCTCGAATATATTACAAGTAACAATGAAAATTATAAAAATGAATTGAATAATAATATTCAAAAATATGATCTATACAAAATATTTGAAGAAATGAATTTTAATTTAAATGGCAGCATAATTAGTAATGGAAGCAATTTGTCAAGTGGACAAAAACAACTTTTATTATTACTAAAATTATTTGTAAGAAAATATGACTTAATCATGCTTGATGAAGCCTTTGAAAATATTAATCCAAGTAATTGTGAATTATTGAAAAAGGCTATAAAGAAATATCAAGATGAAGCATTATTTATTGAAATAAGTCACAATAGGAACTATTTATTTAAAACAAAGGAGGTGTGCTTTGAAAAAATTAACAACTGTTTCTAA
- a CDS encoding ribosome assembly cofactor RimP has translation MNWKEILEKQFGSQILEAKIIEEDDLKLLDISVNYHDLNKVEEISKQLNEFIDSNYPSLDIDSLSIHSPGVELTYKTDELGKHIGEMLTIKLNKSIEKQDKFNGKLLEVLEGKIQISWNNKGQFRKVFIDKNNIVKVEKYIKFN, from the coding sequence ATGAATTGAAAAGAAATACTTGAAAAACAATTTGGAAGTCAAATTTTAGAAGCAAAAATTATTGAAGAAGATGACTTAAAATTGTTAGACATTAGTGTCAATTATCATGACTTAAATAAGGTTGAAGAAATATCAAAACAACTTAATGAATTTATAGATTCTAATTATCCATCTTTGGATATTGATTCATTATCAATACATTCTCCAGGTGTCGAATTAACCTATAAAACAGATGAATTAGGAAAACACATTGGAGAAATGTTAACTATAAAATTAAATAAAAGTATTGAAAAACAAGACAAATTTAATGGTAAATTATTAGAAGTTTTAGAAGGCAAAATTCAAATAAGTTGAAACAACAAAGGCCAATTTAGAAAAGTATTTATCGACAAAAATAACATAGTAAAAGTAGAAAAATATATAAAGTTTAATTAA
- a CDS encoding ATP-binding protein has translation MAAKEEIKNELFFNSKAEFENKALEIMHGHPQLEALIQANNITNEEILENLFTFINIKESLDNSQIYPWIFSISRKNEKLVFKKIAAKNEYKSVVTRHINLWLTQICEPNPEARLDRIRLSSAQRKEMFEYINHLKVAIAKKKQKGLKGIYVYGANNTGKTYIASAIANEFAAEGISSVYLTTSALYSFLISNMGSNATNANAVIDIINKLKKVNALIIDEIGLEKNNYWFRLQVLMEIIESRIANNKITFFFSGMNKKEFESYYHDQLKREPYKVKTFTSRILNNTLEFCIDEIEK, from the coding sequence ATGGCAGCAAAAGAAGAAATTAAAAATGAGTTATTTTTTAATTCCAAGGCTGAATTTGAAAACAAGGCACTTGAAATAATGCATGGCCATCCGCAACTAGAAGCATTAATTCAAGCTAACAATATTACAAATGAAGAAATTTTGGAAAACTTATTTACATTTATTAATATTAAAGAATCATTGGATAATTCTCAAATTTATCCATGGATTTTTTCTATTTCAAGAAAAAATGAAAAATTAGTTTTTAAAAAGATTGCTGCAAAAAATGAATACAAATCAGTTGTTACACGACACATCAATTTATGATTAACTCAAATTTGCGAACCTAATCCAGAAGCTAGACTTGATCGTATTCGCCTCTCTTCTGCTCAAAGAAAAGAAATGTTTGAATATATTAATCATCTAAAAGTTGCAATAGCTAAAAAGAAACAAAAAGGACTAAAAGGCATTTATGTCTATGGAGCTAACAACACTGGCAAAACTTACATTGCTAGTGCAATAGCCAACGAATTTGCAGCTGAAGGTATTTCATCAGTTTATTTAACAACCAGTGCTTTATATTCATTCTTAATTTCAAACATGGGTAGCAATGCTACAAATGCTAATGCAGTTATTGACATAATTAACAAACTCAAAAAAGTTAATGCATTAATTATTGACGAAATTGGTTTAGAAAAAAATAACTACTGATTCAGACTCCAAGTATTAATGGAGATAATCGAAAGCAGAATCGCAAATAATAAAATTACATTTTTCTTCAGTGGCATGAACAAAAAAGAATTTGAATCTTACTACCATGATCAACTTAAAAGAGAGCCTTACAAAGTTAAAACTTTTACTTCTCGAATTCTTAATAACACACTTGAATTTTGCATTGATGAAATTGAAAAATAA
- a CDS encoding YlxR family protein, with translation MKKKTNNLTKINSNFTRKCIITGLIKPVEELVRFDFDKKNNIITLDINRVKKGRGCYFIPTRENWENLKKHKGLNRAFRTAVDREVYDKIEKELEDAKCLERTE, from the coding sequence ATGAAGAAGAAAACAAATAATTTAACAAAAATTAATTCCAATTTTACTCGGAAGTGCATCATCACAGGTCTTATAAAACCAGTTGAAGAATTGGTTAGATTTGATTTTGATAAAAAAAACAATATAATTACACTAGATATTAATAGAGTCAAAAAGGGACGAGGTTGTTACTTTATACCTACAAGAGAGAATTGAGAAAACTTAAAAAAGCATAAAGGACTTAATCGTGCTTTTAGAACTGCTGTTGATCGTGAAGTATATGACAAAATAGAAAAAGAATTGGAGGACGCAAAATGCCTAGAAAGAACAGAATAA
- the coaE gene encoding dephospho-CoA kinase (Dephospho-CoA kinase (CoaE) performs the final step in coenzyme A biosynthesis.), which yields MIALIGQIAVGKSTFLENFKKLGLKTFNCDEFINREYQKNGKIYHKINQELGDFLNDKNGISKEKIKLWIDQKAHNLGELEKIIYPLIFEEIKDGNFFIVEIPNLLPKNFKFISLFSAVLCLETSQKNRLKNFKKRNVDKTKIKAIDEKNNPFSIKNQLFGSIPIVDFYGHNFTNNENILDFLKLLFFIS from the coding sequence ATGATTGCTTTAATTGGTCAAATTGCCGTGGGAAAGAGTACTTTTTTAGAAAATTTTAAGAAATTAGGTCTTAAAACTTTTAATTGTGACGAGTTTATTAATCGTGAATATCAAAAAAATGGCAAAATTTACCACAAAATTAATCAAGAATTAGGTGATTTTTTAAATGATAAAAATGGTATAAGTAAGGAAAAAATTAAACTTTGAATTGACCAAAAAGCACATAATTTGGGAGAATTGGAAAAAATCATTTATCCTTTAATTTTTGAAGAAATAAAAGATGGAAATTTTTTCATTGTTGAGATACCAAATTTATTGCCAAAAAATTTTAAATTTATTTCTTTGTTTTCTGCAGTTTTGTGCTTAGAAACTAGCCAAAAAAATAGGTTAAAAAATTTTAAAAAACGTAATGTGGATAAAACTAAAATTAAGGCAATAGATGAAAAAAACAACCCTTTTTCGATAAAAAATCAACTTTTTGGGTCTATACCAATTGTGGATTTCTATGGGCATAACTTCACTAATAATGAAAATATTTTAGATTTTTTAAAACTTCTATTTTTTATCTCATAA
- a CDS encoding DHH family phosphoesterase, translated as MKIGNYKVALQAIEKYKNIIIFHHIRPDGDCLGSQAGLAELIKKNYPKKKVFTVGDNVHTFDFMSYHYDPIETVDFKNSLGIVVDASSSDRIQDGHLLVEKKCTAALRIDHHPNGSDIEYDYLWIDEHYVAAAEMVAMLAKSAKWEITKKAAEHIYLGINTDSGRFLYPDTSARTYKLVAHLIEKGGLDSQWILRELNKRSSRDIKYTGEILSGFKQSGRVLYFEVTKEIMDKYGMNDLEAAIFVNELANIDDNSCWAFFIQLADGTVRCRLRSNGPLVNNVARLHNGGGHDNAAGCSINSWDEVPVVLKELNDCIKEWEAK; from the coding sequence ATGAAAATAGGAAATTATAAAGTTGCATTACAAGCAATCGAAAAATATAAGAATATTATTATTTTTCATCACATTAGACCAGATGGTGACTGCTTAGGATCACAAGCTGGTTTAGCAGAATTAATAAAAAAGAATTATCCAAAGAAAAAAGTTTTTACAGTTGGAGATAATGTTCATACTTTTGATTTTATGAGTTACCACTATGACCCAATTGAAACGGTTGATTTTAAAAATTCATTAGGTATTGTAGTTGATGCTTCAAGTAGTGATCGGATTCAAGATGGACATTTATTAGTAGAAAAAAAATGTACAGCTGCTTTAAGAATTGATCACCATCCAAATGGTTCAGATATCGAATATGATTATTTATGGATCGATGAACACTATGTAGCTGCGGCTGAAATGGTGGCTATGTTAGCTAAAAGTGCAAAATGAGAAATCACTAAAAAAGCTGCCGAACATATTTATTTAGGAATAAACACAGACTCAGGTAGATTCTTATATCCAGATACTTCTGCTAGAACATATAAATTAGTAGCTCACTTAATTGAAAAAGGTGGTTTAGATTCTCAATGAATCTTAAGAGAATTAAACAAAAGAAGTTCAAGAGATATTAAATATACAGGCGAAATTCTTTCAGGATTCAAACAATCGGGCAGAGTTCTATATTTTGAAGTAACAAAAGAAATTATGGATAAATATGGCATGAATGATTTAGAAGCCGCAATATTTGTTAATGAATTAGCAAACATTGATGACAATTCTTGTTGAGCATTCTTTATTCAGCTTGCTGATGGCACAGTTAGATGTAGACTTCGTTCAAATGGTCCATTAGTTAATAATGTTGCTAGATTGCACAATGGTGGCGGTCATGATAATGCTGCAGGTTGCTCAATTAATTCTTGAGATGAAGTACCAGTAGTATTAAAAGAATTAAATGACTGCATTAAAGAATGAGAGGCAAAATAA